Proteins encoded within one genomic window of uncultured Sphingopyxis sp.:
- a CDS encoding DUF1993 domain-containing protein, translated as MLYDLTVPAYQNGLKALSGELSKASAWGADNGIGELQFSVARLAPDMFPLASQIRFTCIQALQPLSRLGGIAIPELPEDATDFAGMQEQIAATLAVLDGVDRAALGGDMERAVSFDLPNGMIFDLSAGDYVRDWAQPQFYFHRIAAYAILRHMGVPLGKADYVVYMMRHLRPGTAPAA; from the coding sequence ATGCTCTATGACCTGACCGTACCGGCCTATCAAAACGGCCTGAAGGCTTTGTCGGGCGAATTGTCGAAGGCAAGCGCGTGGGGCGCGGATAACGGCATCGGGGAGTTGCAGTTCTCGGTCGCGCGGCTCGCTCCCGACATGTTTCCACTCGCCTCGCAGATCCGGTTCACCTGCATTCAGGCGCTGCAACCCCTGAGCCGCCTCGGAGGCATCGCGATTCCCGAACTTCCCGAAGATGCGACCGACTTCGCCGGAATGCAGGAGCAAATCGCTGCGACGCTGGCAGTCCTCGATGGCGTCGATCGCGCCGCGCTCGGCGGCGACATGGAGCGGGCAGTGAGCTTCGACCTGCCGAACGGCATGATCTTCGACCTCAGCGCCGGCGACTATGTCCGCGACTGGGCGCAGCCGCAATTCTACTTCCACCGCATTGCGGCCTATGCGATCCTGCGCCACATGGGCGTCCCGCTCGGCAAGGCCGATTATGTCGTCTATATGATGCGCCACCTCCGCCCGGGAACGGCCCCCGCCGCCTGA
- a CDS encoding biopolymer transporter ExbD: MRRRRSMFHRSIFRADPNGDPDINTTPLIDVMLVMLVMFIITIPPPTHSVDVMLSNGEVLPGEILDQNRVTIDRRDVIRWNDEAIDIAELGVLVKQASERAEPAAILLEPDARARYLRVDEAIGAIRRNGGTKLAFPGIENYAGLI, encoded by the coding sequence ATGCGCAGACGCCGCAGCATGTTCCATCGCAGCATTTTTCGCGCCGACCCCAATGGCGATCCCGACATCAACACCACGCCGTTGATCGACGTCATGCTGGTGATGCTGGTAATGTTCATCATCACCATTCCGCCGCCGACGCACAGCGTCGACGTGATGCTGTCGAATGGCGAAGTCCTCCCCGGGGAAATACTCGACCAAAATCGGGTCACAATCGATAGGCGCGACGTGATCCGCTGGAACGACGAAGCGATCGACATCGCCGAACTGGGCGTTCTGGTAAAGCAGGCGTCGGAGCGCGCCGAGCCGGCGGCGATCCTGCTCGAACCCGATGCGCGGGCGCGTTATCTGCGCGTCGATGAGGCAATCGGAGCGATCCGGCGCAACGGCGGGACCAAGCTCGCCTTTCCAGGTATCGAGAATTACGCCGGGCTGATCTGA